The following coding sequences are from one Nicotiana tomentosiformis chromosome 3, ASM39032v3, whole genome shotgun sequence window:
- the LOC104098163 gene encoding probable beta-D-xylosidase 5, with product MICNIRKKKKKKSREDMEKHFLVSPIFFIVLFTIPCNSQIHACYKSDPNTSTYGFCNTSLAYTDRAKDIVSRLTLQEKVRQLVNSASGIPRLGVPAYEWWSEALHGVSNTGPGVRFNATVPGATSLPAVILSAASFNVSLWYTLGKVVSTEARAMHNVGLAGLTYWSPNVNVLRDPRWGRAQETPGEDPLVVSKYAVNYVRGLQEVDGEEYFSSQNKLKVSSCCKHYTAYDLDNWKGIDRYHFDANVTAQDMEDTFQPPFKSCVEEGHVSSVMCSYNRVNGVPTCADPNLLKGVIRDQWSLDGYIVSDCDSIEVYYDAIHYTATPEDAVALALKAGLNMNCGDYLGKYTEKAVNLSKVDVSIIDQSLIYNYIVLMRLGFFDGDPKLQPFGNLGPSDVCTNDHQSLGIEAAKQGIVLLDNNGVLPLSPSNVKHLALIGPNANATGTMLSIYAGVPCRYTTPLQAMQKYLASITYEPGCANVQCTDSSQIKAAAKAAAAADMVVLVMGLDQSIERESLDRVNLTLPGFQEKLVKDLAKAANGSVILVIMSASPIDVTFAKNNKKIGAILWVGYPGQDGGDAISQVLFGDYNPGGRSPFTWYPQEYVDNVAMNDMNMRANASRNFPGRTYRFYNEKSIYPFGHGLSYSTFSSFIISAPSTIVVKQKTTHDSDTMLLSNLTTQALDISNLNCQSLGFSITVGVKNNGNMDGSYVVLVFWKPTNMQGGLTGAPNIQLVGFERVWVEKGKTATVTTKLDVCKDFSLADAYGKRKLVTGLHTIVVGSSSDRQVRHPFNIRLATKEEYGALLYV from the exons ATGATTTGTaacataagaaaaaagaaaaagaaaaaatctaGGGAAGACATGGAAAAACATTTTCTAGTTTCTCCAATATTCTTCATAGTTCTCTTCACAATACCATGTAATTCCCAGATACATGCATGTTATAAGAGTGACCCTAATACCAGCACTTATGGTTTTTGCAACACTTCTTTAGCTTATACAGACAGAGCAAAAGACATAGTATCGCGGTTAACTCTCCAAGAAAAAGTGCGACAGCTAGTTAACTCTGCATCAGGCATTCCCAGGCTTGGCGTGCCAGCTTATGAATGGTGGTCTGAGGCGCTACACGGGGTGTCAAACACGGGGCCTGGAGTACGTTTCAACGCAACAGTACCTGGAGCAACCAGTCTCCCAGCTGTCATTCTTTCTGCTGCTAGTTTTAATGTTTCCTTATGGTATACTTTAGGAAAGGTTGTATCAACTGAGGCTCGGGCCATGCACAATGTTGGCCTCGCTGGATTGACCTATTGGAGCCCCAATGTCAATGTCCTTCGTGATCCCAGATGGGGAAGGGCTCAAGAAACACCAGGGGAGGACCCTCTAGTGGTCTCAAAGTATGCTGTTAACTATGTCCGAGGCTTGCAAGAAGTCGATGGAGAAGAATATTTCAGCAGTCAAAACAAGCTTAAAGTCTCGAGCTGTTGTAAACATTACACTGCTTATGATCTTGATAACTGGAAGGGAATTGATCGGTATCATTTTGACGCCAAT GTGACAGCACAGGATATGGAGGATACATTCCAGCCACCATTTAAAAGCTGTGTAGAGGAGGGTCATGTTAGCAGTGTGATGTGCTCATACAATCGCGTGAATGGAGTTCCAACTTGTGCTGATCCAAATTTGCTCAAAGGAGTGATTAGGGATCAATGGAGTCTAGACGG ATACATTGTCTCTGATTGTGACTCAATTGAAGTTTACTATGATGCAATACACTATACTGCCACACCTGAGGATGCAGTCGCCCTTGCTCTGAAAGCAG GTCTGAACATGAATTGTGGGGATTATCTAGGAAAGTATACAGAAAAAGCAGTGAATCTGAGCAAGGTGGACGTGTCTATAATTGATCAGTCACTTATATATAACTACATTGTACTAATGAGGCTTGGATTCTTTGATGGCGATCCAAAACTGCAACCATTTGGAAATCTTGGACCATCTGATGTGTGTACCAATGATCATCAGTCCTTGGGAATTGAAGCTGCAAAACAAGGAATAGTTTTGCTAGACAACAATGGAGTGCTTCCTCTGTCACCAAGCAACGTCAAACACTTGGCTCTTATAGGTCCCAACGCTAATGCCACTGGGACAATGCTAAGTATCTACGCAGGGGTACCTTGCCGCTACACCACCCCTTTACAGGCGATGCAGAAGTATTTAGCGAGCATAACATATGAGCCAGGATGTGCAAACGTTCAGTGCACTGATTCAAGCCAAATCAAAGCAGCAGCCAAGGCTGCAGCTGCAGCTGACATGGTGGTGCTTGTTATGGGGCTTGATCAATCCATCGAGAGAGAATCACTGGATAGAGTGAACTTGACATTGCCAGGGTTTCAAGAAAAGCTTGTAAAAGACCTGGCTAAGGCAGCAAATGGATCAGTCATTCTAGTGATTATGTCAGCCAGTCCTATTGATGTAACCTTTGCTAAGAATAATAAAAAGATCGGCGCAATTTTGTGGGTTGGCTATCCTGGTCAAGATGGTGGTGATGCCATTTCTCAAGTCCTCTTTGGAGATTATAATCCAG GTGGGAGGTCTCCTTTCACTTGGTATCCACAAGAATATGTTGACAATGTAGCAATGAATGACATGAACATGAGAGCAAATGCCAGTAGAAACTTTCCAGGAAGAACTTACAGATTCTATAATGAAAAATCAATATATCCATTTGGCCATGGACTAAGCTACTCAACCTTTTCTTCGTTCATAATTTCGGCGCCTTCCACCATTGTCGTAAAGCAAAAGACAACCCATGACTCAGATACCATGCTTTTATCTAACTTGACTACCCAAGCCCTTGATATTTCAAACTTGAATTGCCAGAGTTTAGGGTTTAGCATCACAGTTGGGGTCAAGAATAATGGCAATATGGATGGATCCTATGTGGTTCTAGTGTTCTGGAAGCCAACAAATATGCAAGGAGGACTTACTGGAGCGCCTAATATACAGCTGGTGGGGTTTGAAAGAGTCTGGGTGGAGAAAGGGAAGACAGCAACAGTGACAACAAAATTGGATGTCTGCAAGGATTTCAGCTTAGCTGATGCATATGGGAAGAGGAAGTTAGTTACAGGACTGCACACTATAGTTGTTGGTTCTTCAAGTGATCGCCAAGTTAGGCATCCCTTTAACATTAGGCTGGCTACAAAAGAAGAATACGGAGCTCTACTTTACGTCTAA